From the genome of Colletotrichum higginsianum IMI 349063 chromosome 4, whole genome shotgun sequence, one region includes:
- a CDS encoding NADH-cytochrome b5 reductase: MFARSAFRAAQPLKLPSCPPHQQARRYATEPAKGGSSNPALYAGAAAAVAGGAYYFLSGSSAPAAAQKAEAKIKDAVGAAPKKALTGGDQGFVSLKLEDVEIVNHNTKKFRFKLPEDDMVSGLTVASAVLTKYKGPEDEKATLRPYTPTSDEDAKGYVELLVKKYPNGPMSTHMHDMTPGQRLDFKGPLPKYPWSPNKHDHIALVAGGTGITPMYQLARAIFNNPDDKTKVTLVFGNVTEEDILLKKEFSELENTYPQRFRAFYVLDKPPKEWVGNKGYITKDLLKQVLPEPKSENIKVFVCGPPGLMNAVSGNKKSPKDQGELVGALKELGYSPDQVYKF; this comes from the exons ATGTTCGCTCGATCTGCTTTCCGGGCCGCGCAGCCTCTGAAGCTG CCCTCGTGCCCCCCGCATCAGCAAGCCCGCCGCTATGCCACCGAGCCCGCCAAGGGCGGCAGCTCCAACCCGGCCCTCTACGCCggtgccgcggccgccgtcgcgggcggcgcctACTACTTCCTCTCCGGCtcctccgcccccgccgcggcccagaaggccgaggccaagatcaaggaTGCCGTCGGTGCGGCGCCCAAGAAGGCGCTGACGGGCGGCGACCAGGGCTTCGTGTCGCtcaagctcgaggacgtTGAGATCGTCAACCACAACACCAAGAAGTTCCGCTTCAAGCTGCCAGAGGACGACATGGTCTCCGGCCTCACCGTCGCGAGCGCTGTCCTGACCAAGTACAAGGGCCCtgaggacgagaaggccaCGCTGAGGCCCTACACGCCTACCAGCGACGAGG ATGCCAAGGGCTacgtcgagcttctcgtcaaGAAGTACCCCAACGGCCCCATGTCAACGCATATGCACGACATGACGCCCGGCCAGCGGCTCGACTTCAAGGGCCCGCTGCCCAAGTACCCCTGGTCGCCCAACAAGCACGACCACATCGCCcttgtcgccggcggcacgGGCATCACGCCCATGTACCAGCTCGCGCGCGCCATCTTCAACAACCCCGACGACAAGACCAAGGTCACGCTCGTCTTCGGCAACGtcaccgaggaggacatcCTGCTCAAGAAGGAGTTCTCGGAGCTCGAGAACACGTACCCCCAGCGCTTCCGCGCCTTCtacgtcctcgacaagcCGCCCAAGGAGTGGGTCGGCAACAAGGGCTACATCACCAAGGATCTGCTGAAGCAGGTCCTCCCCGAGCCCAAGAGCGAGAACATCAAGGTCTTCGTCTGCGGCCCCCCCGGGCTGATGAACGCCGTCTCGGGCAACAAGAAGAGCCCCAAGGACCAGGGCGAGCTGGTCGGTGCCCTCAAGGAGCTGGGCTACAGCCCCGATCAGGTCTACAAGTTCTAA
- a CDS encoding Major facilitator superfamily transporter, which produces MEFDYVTEPKVAPIARFAEPLALTSVFPYLPEMISSFGVEQNDVAKWAGYTSAVFSLSQSVTAVAWGRASDRIGRKPAIIIGLISTMVFFVVWGMSTSLPMAIVVRAILGSGNGNVGIIRTMVAEMVPEKELQPRAFSIMPLIWSVGSIFGPAFGGFFANPARRFPALFGDSWFFNAYPFALPNLIAAVFFLISVATATLFLKETLESKRHKPDWGLLLGERLTRPFRRSRPHNYHHAHVRRTSFVDGEATAPLVPTKLNPPAQPLDDSKQSAEAPSMKEVFTAQTSINLLCYTFLALHSVAYDQILPVFLHHPKQVHNPENTHLPFQFSGGFGLSSDRIGTIFTIYGITCGVIQFFVFPPLCNYFGVLRCFRACAVTFPFVYILTPYVVLFESNFGQYAALMVVMFTKAFAVIIGFPCMTILLTNSASSLRILGTLNGFATMFSGFGRAFGPAAAGAAFSWGVARGYVIVAYWFLALTAVLGAIPVYMLFDYDALTQTPDASDDEEQDESVSDEGYVSEGSVVASGSGQGALAETAPLLGAKNGAAGYDAVSPSRS; this is translated from the exons ATGGAGTTCGACTACGTCACCGAGCCCAAGGTGGCCC CTATTGCGCGGTTCGCGGAGCCCCTCGCTTTGACGTCCGTCTTTCCCTATCTCCCGGAAATGATCAGCAGTTTCGGCGTTGAACAGAACGATGTCGCAAAATGGGCCGGCTACACCTCCGCCGTTTTCTCACTTTCCCAGAGCGTGACCGCCGTGGCGTGGGGTAGAGCCTCCGATCGGATCGGAAGGAAGCCGGCTATCATCATCGGTCTGATTTCGACCATGGTGTTCTTCGTTGTCTGGGGCATGTCCACGAGCCTGCCGATGGCAATTGTCGTGCGAGCTATCCTGGGCAGCGGAAACGGAAACG TTGGCATCATCCGGACTATGGTGGCGGAAATGGTTCCCGAGAAGGAGCTGCAGCCTCGAGCGTTCTCCATCATGCCCCTGATCTGGTCCGTTGGCTCCATCTTCGGCCCGGCCTTCGGCGGCTTCTTCGCCAACCCCGCCCGCCGTTTCCCTGCCCTGTTCGGCGACAGCTGGTTTTTTAACGCATACCCGTTTGCTCTGCCGAACTTGATCGCTGctgtcttcttcctcatctccGTCGCGACGGCCACCCTCTTCCTAAAGGAAACCCTCGAGAGCAAGCGCCATAAGCCCGACTGGGGTCTCCTCTTGGGCGAACGCCTCACCCGCCCGTTCCGCCGCTCCCGCCCTCACAACTACCACCATGCCCACGTCCGGCGCACTTCTTTCGTCGACGGTGAggcaacggcgccgttggTCCCTACCAAGCTGAACCCCCCGGCCCAGCCGCTCGATGACAGCAAGCAGTCCGCAGAGGCGCCGAGTATGAAGGAGGTTTTCACCGCGCAGACGAGCATCAACCTGCTCTGCTACACCTTTCTCGCCCTGCACTCTGTTGCATATGACCAGATCCTTCCTGTTTTTCTCCATCACCCTAAGCAGGTCCACAATCCCGAGAACACCCACCTGCCTTTCCAGTTCTCCGGCGGCTTCGGTCTCAGCTCGGACCGCATCGGCACCATCTTCACCATTTACGGCATCACCTGCGGCGTGATCCAGTTCTTTGTCTTCCCTCCTCTCTGCAACTATTTCGGTGTCCTTCGCTGCTTCCGTGCTTGTG CCGTCACCTTCCCCTTCGTCTACATTCTCACTCCCTACGTGGTCCTCTTCGAGAGTAACTTTGGCCAGTACGCCGCGCTCATGGTGGTCATGTTCACCAAGGCCTTCGCTGTCATCATCGGCTTCCCCTGCATGACGATCCTGCTCACCaactcggcctcgtcgctgCGCATCTTAGGCACACTCAACGGCTTCGCCACCATGTTCAGCGGCTTTGGGCGCGCCTTcgggcccgccgccgctggcgccGCCTTCAGCTGGGGCGTCGCCCGCGGTtacgtcatcgtcgcctACTGGTTTCTCGCGTTGACGGCGGTGCTCGGCGCCATCCCCGTCTACATGCTCTTCGACTACGATGCCCTTACGCAGACGCCCGACgcgagcgacgacgaggagcaggacgAGAGCGTTAGCGACGAGGGATACGTCAGTGAGGGCAGCGTTGTCGCTTCCGGCAGCGGGCAGGGCGCGTTGGCGGAGACGGCGCCTTTACTCGGGGCCAAGAACGGCGCGGCGGGATACGACGCTGTCAGTCCTTCCCGGTCGTAG
- a CDS encoding PA domain-containing protein codes for MAHENRYDDKMSDERTPLITNVYVGAPRRRYPNHVLRRFCTVALSSILIFWSIFFVIALFVDEPPRHHKHHRHGWSWTNDVNRGPITHEEVQKILFEVPSSEKAEEWSRYYTAGPHLAGQNYSQALWTKEKWESWGIQSDIVSYDVYLNYPIDHSLSLLSKSKDGEESSWKVEFKAALEEDILEEDPSSGLEDRVPTFHGYSASGNVTGSFVFVNYGTYQDYEDLVKANVSLEGKIIIAKYGGIFRGLKIKRAQELGAIGALLYSDPGDDGKVTEENGYEAYPNGPARHPSAVQRGSAQFLSHRPGDPTTPGYPSKPGVPRAPVDDATPSIPSIPISYADALPILKALNGHGPSVTDFNKYWNRNLGLKYKGVEYNIGPSPDDVVLNLYNEQNYTTTPLWNVIGIVNGTIPNEVVVIGNHRDAWIAGGAGDPNSGSAVLNEVIRGVGIAVASGWKPTRTIVFASWDGEEYSLIGSTEWVEEYLPWLSQASVAYVNVDVGVRGPHFNPSAAPLLHRVLREVTHLVPSPNQTVPGQTVGDVWNGHISTMGSGSDFTAFQDFAGIPSLDFGFGGENDEVVYQYHSNYDSFHWMKEFGDPGFVYHRTMAQILGLVVAELSNVPVIRFNATDYAHALTAYVDQVEAKLSAAEPTSDEELFRMRASVVAADADARGSLSQFRASLQILRTSIAALREKTEKLDATASWVDWELKSDIPWWNLLRKIKVALAFVWVNKSYKGFERHFLYPGGLDGRSWFKHVVFAPGLWTGYSGGQSISFYQFAPLFCLVVQPRDKNTDIVTAAVFPGLQESIDAKDFNNALKWTGIINECIASATKSI; via the exons ATGGCACACGA AAATCGCTACGACGACAAAATGTCTGATGAGCGGACGCCGCTGATCACCAATGTTTATGTTGgtgcgccgcgccgccggtACCCGAACCATGTCCTCCGTCGCTTCTGCACTGTCGCGCTCTCATCCATCCTCATTTTCTggtccatcttcttcgtaatcgccctcttcgtcgacgagccgcCTCGTCACCACAAACACCATCGTCACGGCTGGTCCTGGACCAACGACGTCAACCGTGGTCCCATCACCCATGAGGAGGTGCAAAAGATCCTGTTCGAGGTCCCTTCTTCTGAAAAGGCCGAGGAATGGAGCAGATATTACACGGCCGGCCCTCATCTCGCCGGTCAAAACTACTCCCAG GCTCTGTGGACCAAAGAAAAGTGGGAGTCGTGGGGCATCCAGTCCGACATTGTCTCCTACGACGTTTACCTGAACTACCCCATCGATCACAGCCTTTCTCTGCTTTCCAAGTCCAAGGATGGTGAAGAGTCCTCGTGGAAGGTGGAGTTCAAGGCCGCtctcgaggaggacatcCTCGAGGAAGACCCATCGTCCGGCCTGGAAGACAGGGTGCCAACCTTCCATGGCTACTCTGCCAGCGGCAATGTGACGGGCTCATTTGTGTTTGTGAACTACGGCACTTACCAGGACTACGAGGACCTTGTCAAGGCCAACGTCAGCCTGGAGGGCAAaatcatcatcgccaagtATGGTGGCATCTTCCGCGGCCTCAAGATCAAGCGCGCCCAGGAGCTTGGTGCCATCGGTGCTCTCCTGTACAGTGATcccggcgatgatggcaagGTCACCGAGGAGAACGGATACGAGGCATACCCCAACGGCCCTGCCCGCCACCCGAGCGCCGTTCAGCGCGGCAGCGCCCAGTTCCTCAGCCACAGGCCCGGAGACCCCACTACCCCCGGTTACCCCTCCAAGCCCGGCGTGCCCCGCGctcccgtcgacgacgcgacTCCCTCCATCCCGTCTATCCCTATCTCATACGCTGATGCTCTCCCCATTCTCAAAGCTCTCAACGGCCACGGACCCTCAGTGACAGATTTCAACAAGTACTGGAACCGAAACCTCGGGCTCAAGTACAAGGGCGTCGAGTACAACATCGGCCCGTCGCCTGACGATGTGGTTCTGAACCTCTACAATGAGCAGAACTATACCACCACGCCCCTCTGGAACGTCATTGGCATTGTGAACGGCACCATCCCTAACGAGGTCGTGGTTATTGGCAACCATCGTGATGCTTGGATTGCTG GTGGTGCCGGCGACCCTAACAGCGGCTCTGCCGTTCTCAACGAGGTCatccgcggcgtcggcatcgcaGTCGCCAGCGGCTGGAAACCCACGCGTACCATTGTCTTCGCCAGctgggacggcgaggagtACTCCCTGATCGGCAGCACTGAGTGGGTTGAGGAATACCTCCCCTGGCTTTCTCAGGCGTCGGTCGCCTacgtcaacgtcgacgtcggtgtTCGCGGCCCTCACTTCAACCCATCCGCCGCGCCCCTTCTCCACCGTGTTCTCCGCGAGGTCACCCACCTCGTCCCGTCCCCCAACCAGACGGTCCCCGGCCAGACGGTGGGTGACGTGTGGAATGGGCACATCAGCACCATGGGTTCGGGCTCCGACTTTACCGCCTTCCAGGACTTCGCCGGCATCCCCTCACTCgacttcggcttcggcggcgagaaCGACGAGGTCGTCTACCAGTACCACTCCAACTACGACTCGTTCCACTGGATGAAGGAGTTTGGCGACCCGGGTTTCGTCTACCACCGCACCATGGCTCAgatcctcggcctcgtcgtcgccgagctgtcCAACGTGCCCGTCATCCGTTTCAATGCGACTGACTACGCTCACGCCCTGACGGCCTACGTCGACCAGGTCGAGGCCAAGCTCTCGGCTGCTGAGCCCACttcggacgaggagctgtTCCGCATGCGCGccagcgtcgtcgccgccgatgctgaCGCCCGCGGCTCGTTGTCGCAGTTCCGCGCCTCCCTGCAGATCCTCCGCACCTCCATTGCTGCCCTGCgcgagaagacggagaagctcGACGCGACGGCCAGCTGGGTCGACTGGGAACTCAAGTCCGACATCCCCTGGTGGAATCTGCTGCGCAAGATCAAGGTCGCTCTGGCCTTTGTCTGGGTCAACAAGTCCTACAAGGGCTTCGAGCGCCACTTCTTGTACCCGGGCGGCCTGGATGGCCGCAGCTGGTTCAAGCACGTCGTCTTCGCGCCCGGCCTGTGGACCGGATACTCTGGCGGTCAGTCCATCTCTTTCTATCAATTTGCCCCTTTGTTTTGCCTTGTGGTCCAGCCGAGAGATAAGAATACTGATATCGTGACTGCAGCCGTCTTCCCCGGTCTCCAGGAGAGTATCGACGCCAAGGACTTCAACAACGCCCTCAAGTGGACCGGCATCATCAACGAATGCATTGCCTCGGCCACCAAGAGCATTTGA